A single Vulpes lagopus strain Blue_001 chromosome 3, ASM1834538v1, whole genome shotgun sequence DNA region contains:
- the NTAN1 gene encoding protein N-terminal asparagine amidohydrolase isoform X2 gives MSSIKSFSDHAQGGRLEVHLVGGFSDDRQLSQKLTHQLLSEFDRQEEDIHLVTLCVTELNDREENENHFPIIYGIAVNIKTAEIYRASFPDRGPEEELRAARALTGGPMISIYDAETEQLRIGPYSWMPFPHVDFWLQQDDQQILENLSTSPLAEPPHFVQHIRSTLMFLKKHPSPTSALFPGNKALLYKKNEGGLWEKISCLGS, from the exons ATGAGCTCCATCAAATCCTTCTCCGACCACGCTCAGGGTGGAAG GCTGGAGGTGCACCTCGTGGGAGGCTTCAGTGACGACAGGCAGTTGTCACAAAAACTTACTCACCAGCTTCTTA GTGAATTTGACAGACAAGAGGAGGACATTCACCTAGTGACATTGTGTGTGACAG AATTAAACGACCGGGAAGAAAACGAAAACCACTTTCCAATAATTTATGGCATTG CGGTCAACATCAAGACTGCGGAGATTTACAGAGCGTCCTTCCCAGATCGGGGCCCAGAGGAGGAGCTGCGTGCCGCCCGAGCTTTAACAGGAGGACCA ATGATTAGTATTTACGACGCAGAGACAGAACAGCTTCGTATAGGACCGTATTCCTGGATGCCATTTCCACACGTGGATTTCTGGCTGCAGCAAGATGATCAGCAAATACTAGAG AATCTTTCCACTTCACCTCTGGCTGAGCCGCCCCACTTTGTGCAACATATTAGATCTaccttgatgtttttaaaaaaacacccaTCTCCAACCAGTGCACTGTTTCCTGGAAACAAAGCTCTGCTCTACAAGAAGAATGAAGGTGGCTTATGGGAAAAGATCTCTTGTCTAGGAAGCTGA
- the NTAN1 gene encoding protein N-terminal asparagine amidohydrolase isoform X1, whose protein sequence is MPLLVEGRRVRLPQSAGDLVRAHPRLEERARLLRGQSVQQVGPQGLLYVQQRELAVTSPKDGSISILGSDDATTCHIVVLRHTGNGATCLTHCDGTDTKAEVPLIMSSIKSFSDHAQGGRLEVHLVGGFSDDRQLSQKLTHQLLSEFDRQEEDIHLVTLCVTELNDREENENHFPIIYGIAVNIKTAEIYRASFPDRGPEEELRAARALTGGPMISIYDAETEQLRIGPYSWMPFPHVDFWLQQDDQQILENLSTSPLAEPPHFVQHIRSTLMFLKKHPSPTSALFPGNKALLYKKNEGGLWEKISCLGS, encoded by the exons ATGCCGCTGCTCGTCGAGGGGCGGCGGGTGCGGCTGCCGCAGTCGGCCGGGGACCTCGTGCGAGCCCACCCGCGGCTGGAG gaAAGAGCCAGACTTCTCAGAGGTCAGTCTGTTCAACAAGTGGGACCCCAGGGCCTTCTGTATGTTCAGCAAAGAGAGCTTGCAGTGACCTCCCCAAAGGATG GCTCCATCTCCATTCTGGGTTCTGACGATGCCACCACTTGTCACATTGTGGTCCTAAGGCACACAG GTAACGGGGCGACCTGCTTGACCCACTGTGATGGAACCGACACCAAAGCAGAGGTTCCCTTGATCATGAGCTCCATCAAATCCTTCTCCGACCACGCTCAGGGTGGAAG GCTGGAGGTGCACCTCGTGGGAGGCTTCAGTGACGACAGGCAGTTGTCACAAAAACTTACTCACCAGCTTCTTA GTGAATTTGACAGACAAGAGGAGGACATTCACCTAGTGACATTGTGTGTGACAG AATTAAACGACCGGGAAGAAAACGAAAACCACTTTCCAATAATTTATGGCATTG CGGTCAACATCAAGACTGCGGAGATTTACAGAGCGTCCTTCCCAGATCGGGGCCCAGAGGAGGAGCTGCGTGCCGCCCGAGCTTTAACAGGAGGACCA ATGATTAGTATTTACGACGCAGAGACAGAACAGCTTCGTATAGGACCGTATTCCTGGATGCCATTTCCACACGTGGATTTCTGGCTGCAGCAAGATGATCAGCAAATACTAGAG AATCTTTCCACTTCACCTCTGGCTGAGCCGCCCCACTTTGTGCAACATATTAGATCTaccttgatgtttttaaaaaaacacccaTCTCCAACCAGTGCACTGTTTCCTGGAAACAAAGCTCTGCTCTACAAGAAGAATGAAGGTGGCTTATGGGAAAAGATCTCTTGTCTAGGAAGCTGA